The following is a genomic window from Saccopteryx bilineata isolate mSacBil1 chromosome 4, mSacBil1_pri_phased_curated, whole genome shotgun sequence.
GGCAAGAATATTATTTGTCTCAAACTCTGGAAAAGCATAATTCAGAAAGTCGTCTTTCTTGTGGTAAAGAATCAAAAGATACCGTTTATTCCCTTGGCACCGAGGCTGAAGGGGAAATCCTGGCCGGGTCAGGGTTGCTTGGCCGTGAAGTTGCTTAAAGAGTTGATGGTCTCGAACATTAGGCAGCGAGAACCCTGGAGCTGCGAGAGGCCCATGGCAGCCACTGCTTTGGTTCTGCTCATTCCCTACAGCAACCCCACTCCAggtagtgcccccccccccggggcctaCAGCTGGGAGAGCCTCAGAGCTGAAGTGGCTGTCCTGGAAGAACCCAGGGCTGAGAGAGCAAGGCCTGGCCAGTCCATGAGGGGGCAAGCGGGTGGAGGAAGTGCTGTGTCTACATTGTGTTTGAGTGTTTATTGAGTCTGTGTCTGCAATACAGAGATTAATCATGGTCCACTGAAGGAAtgagcccagggtgggcagagggagTGGAATATGAGATGGGGAGGAGCCAGACGAGGATTGCAGAACTGGCAAGTGTGGCTGGCAGGCTGTCCACTCTGCATGACACATTTGTCCTCTCTGCATGGTCACAGAGCCACACTGGCCAAAAGCTCTAGGAATCCTAGAGGGCCCTTGATTCTTACAGGAAAATTGCCGGAGGATTTTAAGTGTAAGTTTGCACCATGTTTTACTACTTTCTTATTCCTCTGCAGTGTCTCTTTGGTACTTTACTGAACAGACACCATCCCATCCCTGTGCCCAGAACTGAGCGAGGTGCCATGGGAGACATGGTCTCTGTCCTCAGGCAACTTGAATCTCCTTGGGAAGATAGCATATAAATTGTTGAGTAAGGCTAGCCAGGAGGTTTCATTTCAAATGTCAGCTCTGGCTAATTAGTGACTTCCCGGAGTGTTTCATCAGATCTAAGACACCGTTGACTGTAAGGTGATGTCTCATGTGTtcttaagaaggaaaaaatgcTGCCAATTAAATTGTGATGGCTTTCTTGttacttagaatttttattttatacttattgaGATATCCTTTTTAGACTTACTTAgacatagtattattttttttattatgtatcaCTCTTTTTCATTCATAAACTGGGGAAtaagttttctgtgttttttctgAACTTCTTCACACTCAGGGTATTGCCGATTGACGCACATTTGACTTGGATTTGTTGATATCTTGTTTCCCACACAGTGCAGTTCTCTATGTGTCACGATCCCTGGAAAGGTAGCTTTTCTTACAAGAATACTCTTGACTTTTCTCCCAAAACTCTGGCTCCTACTGTGTAAACCGATGTGCACACAGGTAGCGACAACCATAGCACAGCTGCCACCTGGCAACAATGACTATAATGAACCTCAGTTTTCAACatatcaaactgaaaaaaatatatcttagatTCAGTAAAGTATGGAGTCTGAGACTCAGTCAAAACCAGACTACATTCTTGCCATTAAGCAATAATTTCCTCCTGTAAAACCTGCAAAACTGAATGGTTTCCAGTGCAACAGCCATGGTAGGGAGTCCTCTGTGATTACATAGAGTCTGGGAAGCTGTATGCATGACGTAAGTCTAAAAAAGTGAGATTTGGCCTACACAAGAGGAGACCACTTCTAGAGAGGGAAGAGGGCAATTTAGAAGTTTCAAGTGAGTAAAAAAGCAGGTTAACAGGACAATGTAGCCAGCAGGCATGAGTGGAGTTGAGTTAGGGAGTGTGGGCTATAAAAGCATGAGTTTTTGCTCTAAGAACATTAAGGTCAAATTAATGTACTTCActtacagaaaaacaataaagcgTTCTCGTATTGCCatgactttcatttcttttcttaccATAGGTCCCGATGTTTTTAGTTCAAAGAGCCTTGCCCTTCAAGCCCAGAAGAAGATTCTGAGCAAAATAGCCAGCAAAACCATGGCCAACATGTTGATTGATGACACCAGCAGTGAGATCTTTGATGAGCTCTACAAAGTCACCAAGGAGCACACCCACAACAAGAAGGAAGCCCACAAGATAATGAAAGACTTGATTAAGGTGGCAATCAAAATTGGGATCCTCCACCGGAACAACCAGTTCAACCAGGAGGAGGCTGTTATAGTGGAGAAGTTCAGGAAGAAGCTGAACCAGACCGCCATGACCATCGTCAGCTTCTATGAGGTGGACTACACCTTCGACAGGAACGTGCTCTCCCAGCTCCTGCATGAATGCAAGGACCTGGTGCATGAACTGGTGCAGCGACACCTGACACCCAGGACCCATGGGCGCATCAACCATGTCTTCAACCACTTTGCTGATGTGGAATTCCTCTCTACCCTTTATAGTCTGGATGGAGACTGTAGACCCAACCTCAAGAGAATTTGTGAAGGAATCAATAAATTGCTAGATGAGAAAGTCCTTTGAatatcttcccctcctcctgaaCTTTGCTGTGTTCACGTTACAGCCCCCAATGCGGTCTGGGTGAGAATCAAGAAAACAGGAAGAAACCTTTGTCCAAGATGCCCGTGTTCTGTCCTTGTCACCCCTCTGATGTTAATACCAAATTGAGCTCAGGTGTGTTTTTCCCCTGAGCTTGCTGATGAGGTCTGTATTTAAAATCACCTTTTGTTTGCAAGCCCAAAGGACATTTCATCTGTTCTAAGCAGAAAGGCTGCCCTGCTCATCATGGAGAGCTCAGTTCACCTTGTGTAACAGAAGGAGCCCTGGACCAGGAGCCAGAGGACATGGCTTTGGTTCCCAGCTTCACCAGTTACAACTCAGTCCTCTGGATCCTGAAACCATGATACccacctgcctgcctcccagggctgctgtgaggatcaaatgaagcAGTGTAGGTCCAAGCGTTTGAAAATGCTAATGTAGGCTCTTACTTTCTCTTCAGAGTGTGAGAGGGGTCAACCCGGATCTAGACCATTAAGCAGCACAGAACAATAGCCTTTGATGGGCTGGGTTTGTCGTGTCTCTAGAAGtgttatttcatgcaaatgaaaaatgAATCTAAAGGTGTGAAAATTATAGCTGcaaattgggaaaatgtttttcACGGCTCTGTTTTTTAGATCTTAGGTGTGCAGGTTTATGCTCCTCCAGCAGGCAGGCAGAGTTTCCCATGCATCTTGCGAAGCCGAGAACTGTGCTCCCCCTGCAGGACCAGCCTTCCCTCATCTACGAGGCCCAGGCTGGGAGGCGCAGGGAGGGTTTATTCCAGCATGCGCAGGAGAGTCGGGTAAAATGAacccctgtctgtctttcttggtCTTTCATACTCATTCTGTGCTGTTTTCTCTGGTTCGTTATTAAATTGAAACTACTCTTCTAACAAGAGGTTTTGAAATtgtgattcaaaaataaaattccttggAGTCAGATACAGAGTTAAGAACAATGGGAAGAGGAAAATGAAGAGTAAGACTTCAGTAGTTAGACCCGAAGGGGAAGCAGTGCCGGCAGGGCCTGTGTCCCTGGTCCAGGGGGAGCTAGCTCACGGACATGGAGACTGCCTTCTCTGAATGTCTCACAGCCTTGCTTTCACACTGTGGCTTCTGACATCTTTTTATCCTACTCTTAACAAGCATCAGGACAATGTACTGTCTTACAGTGTTGTCTGGACGACACCAAATTGAGAGACGTGCTCTTCCTGCATGACCTCCTGTTCCCATTATGCTGCTTTTGTAAAATACCACATTAGCTCAGCCCCGTGGTTCCTCCCACCCCATAGTCTCTCTAGCAGGAGCATCAGCGCTGGTTTATGGGAACATGTGAAACAAATCCACAGTGGCCATTTAGCCTCAGCTGGCCCCATGTCAATACTGGTGTAAACCATGCAGTTAAGCTCTTCAGCTACCAGCAACTCAAAATTAGTTCATAGGAAGGATGTCCAGGAAAAAATAAGGAATAGTTAAGTcagtcccttttctccatatttgaTTAGCAAGGCCTAGTGCCTCCTCATAGACCCGAGGACTAACAGTGATGCCCTGTGCACACCTGGGCTGGGGAAATCGTTGCTTATTTGGGCAGAGCTGGTGGAAACGACAGGCAGACGGCCGCCCTGCTCATCTACCAAGTAGGCAGCAGGCACTCCAACAGGAGCCAAGTGAATTTTCACATACAGAGTCCTCAATGCCTCCCTTGGTGTGTTCATCTGGTTAAGGACTGTGTGCTAGTACGAGGGCCGGTTCTTTTTTCACTAAGCAGGTAGACCTATGCAGAGAACTGAAACCCCCAAAAGAATAGGTGGATCAGTCTTCTATCCATCTGAGACAcagcagggaggaaggggggaccCTTAACCAAAGAGGGTCGCCTGTTCTCCCCACTCCACAAGCCAAAGCACCGCATGGCAGCAAAGATTCCAACAGCCCGTGAGGCTCTACAGGAACTGGGTCTTCCTTGCTCTGCTCAGGGAAGGATCAGTTCTTCCACCAGCAGGTCTCAGCAGGTGCAACAACAGAGTGCAGAGCAGAACAAAACATCTTCTCCACTGCGGCAGCCACAGGGCTCTCTTTACTGCAAGGCCAGCTGGGTGTAGCTCAAGCTTATCAACACAGTCAGGGGGAGCTGGGCCACCCAGGCACAAGTAACCCACCATTCCTCTAAACGTAGCCAAAACCAACCCTAGCTATACATTTCAGCATACCATTGGCATATAAATTCAAGTGATTATCAAGTTTCATCAACCAAATGAAAAGCTTACAAATTTCAAATACTTTCCATAATAATGTAGTAACCAAAGAAAGATGATCATTATTGGTTTATCGTCAGAATTCTAACAATGTCACTTAGTGGccctgaaaaattattttgtctgggaaaaaaaaaaaaaaaaaaaaaaagatgtgacagGCTAGCAGATGCTTTCTGCTTTCCAAAACAGAGCTCTGTGGATGTGCATCTCGCTTAGAACTCGATACAAAATTTTCAGTAATGAGAACCCCCAGAAGCAAGGTTAGCATGTCTACATGGAGGTGGTACCCGGAATAAAACTGATTTCAAAACAAACAGCAGTACAAAATAACTCCATTGCTCAAGCCCCACGCGCACCAGAGAACAACACGTGCTGAGCAAGTCCAAGGCAGGGACAGGATTCATTCTTTTAGGCAGGTGAGAGGGGTGGCAGGAGCAGCTTGTCTGTCATCTGGGGACATCACCGGGTCTCCATCCATCCCCAAGTGCTCAGCAGTGTCCCCAAGTAGGACGCCAGGGACTCGTGCTGAAGTTCCCACCCCACTGAGCCCTGGTAATGTGTCCGCCATGTGGCTGAGCCCTGCAGACTCTGCGTGCTGTGTGTCGgcatcactctgcctccctgtgttCGCATCTGTGAGCCTTGACACCCTCAACAACGACAGGTCTCTGCTAAGTGACAAATCAAAATGAAGGGACTTCTCCATCTGTGCGTCTCCTCCAAACTCCCATCTTCCCCATTGGTACATCATTTTTTTCAGAAGTAAATCAGTGCATTCCCTGGCTGCTCCAATGAACTTCATggaattcatttatatatatatcgataaaaaaagaaagctcataTAAGGGCCTACACACCCTCTGCCCCAATATCTTTGGGGcgttatttattttaacatggtCTCAGATGTCCAGAGCAAACCAATCATGAAAATTCTAGATCAGCCAACTGGCTGCCAGATGCGGGAGCTTTCCAGTAATGGCCTGGGACATTGACAGTCACGAATCAGATGGCCTTGAAGGGTAGACAGGGTCGCCAAGGTCCTCTCAACTCAGAACTCTGTGGTCAGTGGGTCTCCCTTATTCAGGCTGACCCTGCTATCAGGGTTCAAACCTAGACCAGCCCCCCTCCCTGCTCTTTTCTTAGAGGGAGCTCTTGCTTGTTAGAGGAAAGGCTCTTCAACATGCTGCTTCTCAAAATGGCAGCTAGGAATCTCTGAAAGTTCTGGGGTGCAGTGGAGTCCATGAGTGCTAAAaggattttaaagatttttgtttcATTCTAACTTTTCAAAAATCAACCTCAACATCAGTCCCTTCTGAATCATGTGAGGATAGCTACCTTATAGCCGCATAATGCCATCTGGCTTCTGGGTTTGAGTGTCTCTTTATGTTTACAATGTCATTCATGCTGATTGATCACCtcatatgagaaaaagaaaaaactgaactTAATGTGTTTCTCTAATGATGCCTGGGCATCCCCTAGGGGTCTGCAGGCATAGTTGGCTATCTGTGAGTTCTCAATTTTGAGAAATGTTGCTACAACACAGGAAAGTGTAAGGCTTGTAGAGAATGAGTAAGGGTCACCCTGCCCTTGATGGTGACTCATTTGTGGGGCCTCCAAGGTTGAAGGGTAAGCTTGTGTCTGGGGGACACagaggccagctgcagaaagaggCAAGCTCCCACATGTCCTGCCTGCTCTTTGAAAACTGACTAGGTATAACTACCATACATAAATCAAAGAATTTACAAACTTGTCTTACAATTCTAATAGTAAATCTCAAAGGTACAAGAGAGGGCATCGCTGGACATACCAGGCACTGTTGCGCCCAAGAAATGGATAGTGGAGAAAGCTTGCAAAGCTCCTTGCTAAGAGAGGTCACCTGGGTCCGCCCACACTGTCCTCGTTCCAGCTTCGCCTGCTGGCATGCAGAGTCTCAGGCATCAAGAGTGTGTGTGGTTCCGGGATCCCCACAGCTTAATCTTTGACTGAATTGAAGAATAAGATATGTGGCATTCAGAATCCTTCCCAGTCCCAGAAGGAGGCGGTCTCTCACACCCACCCCAGCAGCACCTCAGGGCCACCCTTTTTCGTTCCTTTcatgccttttccttttttcattctatttttgcTGAGCTGGGGCTGGTCTCTGCCGGGAAAGTGTCCTGGCCGCCCACCCAGGCAGCTGGAGCTTAGTCAGagggaccccccacccccccaggacACGGTATAGAGCTGCTCCTTACCGACTGCAAAGGCCTTTCTGGACCAGTTCCTGGGACAAAGGGGTCTGGGGATTGGCTCCGCCTCAAGGAGAGGCTGGGTGGGAGCCAGAGCTTGGCACAGAGTGAATGCCGAATGCCCAGGCGAGCAGGGAAGCAGCAATTAGGTTATGTTAGGAGGGAGCGAGCACTCTCTCGGCCTCTGGCACTTGTGAAGGAAGAGCCTATGAGCCGGCCCCTGAGAGTGCTGGAGTGACTGGGCTCCTTCCACCTCTCAGAGCAATGTCTTCCCTACCAAAGGGCTCCTACTTCCTCAGTGATGGGAATGGGCTGCCCTGCCCTGTTCCAGAAACAGCTACAGCTTGATTTTAGAAATAGAttgccatggccctggccagtcgcttcagtggatagagtgtcagcccggcatgcagacgtcctgggtttgatccctggtcagggcacacatgagaaatgaccatctgcttctcttctcctccctctccccttctctctctctccccctccccagccagtggctcagttggttcagtgtTGGCCCCAGGTCCTGAATATAGCTCAGCTGAATcgagcaccagccccagacagtgattgccaggtggatcctagtcagggcatatatgggagtctatctcactaaatctcctcctctcatttaaaagaaaaaaaaagaaagagaaagaaatagattgCTGGGTTTGGGGAGACAGGGGAGATACATAGTTGGGGTTTTGCTTTCAGCCTTCACAGGCAACAAAGTGAAGTGAGCTGTGAGGTAGGGGATTTGGTCTTATCTCACCCAGAACCTGGCAGTTTCCTTACACTTGACCTCTtggccctcagtttcctcaactataaaCACAGAGAGTTGCACAAGGTCTCTAAGAACCCTTCCAGTTCCATAGTTCCATGTCCTGAGAATCACAGGAGAGCAGCTCTGGAAATTTTTCATTGCAGGTTTCTTAGAAGGGAAGCTATTCATTATTTCAATGAAGCAATAGATTCCAAAAAGACTGAGGAGTGACTCCTCAATGATTCCCatcgggcttttttttttttttcttttcatttttccgaagctggaaacggggaggcagtcagacagactcccgcatgcgcccgaccaggatccacccggcatgcccaccagggggcgatgctctgcccctccagggcatcactctgttgcacccagagccattctagtgcctgaggcagaagccacagagccatcctcagcgcccgggcaaactttgctccactagagccttggctgtgggaggggaagagagaaacagggaggaa
Proteins encoded in this region:
- the TNFAIP8L3 gene encoding tumor necrosis factor alpha-induced protein 8-like protein 3; this translates as MDSDSGEQSEGEPMTAAGPDVFSSKSLALQAQKKILSKIASKTMANMLIDDTSSEIFDELYKVTKEHTHNKKEAHKIMKDLIKVAIKIGILHRNNQFNQEEAVIVEKFRKKLNQTAMTIVSFYEVDYTFDRNVLSQLLHECKDLVHELVQRHLTPRTHGRINHVFNHFADVEFLSTLYSLDGDCRPNLKRICEGINKLLDEKVL